One Endozoicomonas gorgoniicola DNA window includes the following coding sequences:
- a CDS encoding WD40 repeat domain-containing protein: MTFYQKDIGFQNDASEFNTFASLFARERGRLLNILYRRIQNAIYSGDDTLASILRDRITVFEVDTVELLQQLSGTQRQRSTFEPFLETLLTNSRETQWYEAYSEEGGRQQRLPVWPGSKSGEYSGRQCPNSECGSRGSGSGSDSDSGGASGSNGNIKKTGKDGKRYAGKSGEGGDEGGDEGGDGNKKQKILDVVSWVQSQCPICKAKLPGGTFLRENEAFTEFTNLCPDCQESRREAPAFPFEKVPELPRELIMKCLPLKDKIALASTNKNNHEFNNQYWLKRLSVMKEFHFGGKDDSLRQETEYYFSDPEVIDKIRKGIEISREFVDSICKTPLDYAAFVLFLASNNKLHPRYLKDLKDSGRYAGSINAMEVLSDGSIASVERGVKLFIRNPDGKIIEPTEQLYEVENADEDDEDYDEDESDERITKIIKFPPGFLLVGNNGLSIGPNINELHVSEEGVPDKPRHASEHVCAIDDSRFAMASGNDIFIWKVDSCRKNRSCQSSLKGHENSVSALIKLPRGQLASGGSDGQIMIWDVSQTRPVHTLTGHGCRVTCLAAVSDRLLASGDSEGNLILWDVDQGRSHHILRAHEHGINLLFRLPDGRLMSCTYHRDFYYSDSEVTIWTINHVGKELSQAAVLSLSSIRYMAVLAPDKLVVKMDNGDSAIELWGLYQPEREASDGANMRKKEREKKATKEQHDEIYEMMNSPCYSEAVSRMAAQKREEHPEKFSDYKPEN, from the coding sequence GTGACTTTTTATCAGAAAGATATCGGTTTTCAGAACGATGCCAGTGAGTTCAATACCTTTGCTTCCCTGTTTGCCAGGGAGAGGGGGCGTTTATTGAACATACTTTATCGGCGCATTCAGAACGCTATTTATTCCGGTGATGACACGCTTGCCAGCATATTGCGCGATCGAATTACAGTTTTTGAAGTAGATACGGTTGAGCTGCTTCAGCAACTGTCTGGCACCCAGAGACAAAGAAGTACCTTCGAGCCTTTTCTGGAAACGCTGCTTACAAACTCCCGGGAAACACAGTGGTACGAAGCATATTCTGAAGAGGGGGGGAGACAGCAACGTTTACCCGTATGGCCCGGATCAAAATCGGGAGAATACTCTGGCAGGCAGTGTCCGAATTCAGAATGCGGTAGTCGTGGATCTGGCTCAGGTTCGGATTCAGATTCCGGTGGGGCTTCTGGCTCCAATGGGAATATCAAAAAAACAGGAAAAGATGGAAAACGTTATGCAGGCAAGAGCGGTGAAGGCGGAGATGAAGGCGGAGATGAAGGCGGAGATGGAAATAAAAAACAAAAGATACTTGATGTGGTAAGTTGGGTTCAATCGCAATGCCCAATATGTAAAGCGAAGTTGCCTGGTGGAACTTTCTTGCGAGAAAACGAGGCATTCACTGAGTTCACAAATCTTTGTCCAGACTGTCAGGAGTCCAGAAGAGAGGCTCCAGCATTTCCATTTGAAAAAGTACCTGAATTACCCAGAGAGCTGATCATGAAATGTCTTCCTCTGAAAGATAAAATAGCTCTGGCTTCAACAAACAAAAACAATCATGAATTTAATAACCAATATTGGTTAAAGCGGCTTTCAGTTATGAAGGAATTTCATTTTGGAGGCAAGGATGACAGCCTGCGGCAGGAGACGGAATATTATTTTAGCGATCCTGAAGTGATAGACAAAATACGCAAAGGCATTGAAATCTCAAGAGAGTTTGTTGATTCGATTTGTAAAACCCCACTCGACTATGCTGCATTTGTTCTGTTTTTAGCCAGCAACAATAAACTACATCCCCGGTATTTAAAGGACTTGAAAGATTCTGGCCGCTATGCAGGCAGCATAAATGCCATGGAAGTATTATCCGATGGCTCGATAGCATCCGTTGAAAGAGGTGTTAAGCTGTTTATCCGAAACCCTGACGGTAAAATAATTGAGCCGACTGAACAGCTTTATGAAGTCGAAAACGCAGACGAAGACGACGAAGACTACGACGAAGACGAGTCTGATGAACGCATCACAAAAATAATAAAGTTCCCCCCGGGTTTCTTACTGGTTGGTAACAATGGGCTTTCAATAGGTCCGAATATCAACGAACTGCATGTTTCCGAAGAAGGTGTGCCTGACAAACCGAGACATGCCAGTGAACATGTGTGTGCAATAGATGACAGCCGCTTTGCGATGGCTTCCGGGAATGACATTTTTATATGGAAGGTTGATAGTTGCAGGAAAAACAGATCCTGCCAAAGCAGCCTTAAAGGTCACGAGAATTCAGTGAGTGCTTTGATAAAACTGCCCCGTGGCCAACTGGCTTCGGGAGGAAGTGACGGCCAAATCATGATTTGGGATGTGAGTCAGACACGTCCTGTACATACGTTGACCGGGCATGGTTGTCGGGTGACATGTTTAGCCGCTGTGTCTGACAGGCTGCTTGCATCCGGAGACTCTGAGGGTAACTTAATATTATGGGATGTTGACCAGGGGAGGTCACACCACATCCTTAGGGCCCATGAACATGGAATTAATCTCTTGTTCAGATTGCCTGATGGACGACTTATGTCTTGTACCTATCATCGTGACTTTTATTATTCGGACAGTGAAGTAACGATCTGGACTATTAATCACGTCGGTAAAGAGCTCTCCCAGGCAGCCGTTTTATCTCTAAGTAGTATTCGCTATATGGCTGTTCTTGCGCCAGACAAGCTGGTTGTAAAAATGGATAACGGTGATTCAGCTATAGAACTTTGGGGGTTATACCAGCCAGAACGAGAGGCTTCTGATGGAGCCAATATGAGGAAAAAAGAGCGTGAGAAGAAAGCTACTAAAGAACAGCACGACGAGATTTATGAAATGATGAACAGTCCGTGTTACTCGGAAGCGGTGAGCCGCATGGCGGCACAAAAAAGAGAGGAACATCCAGAAAAGTTCAGCGATTATAAGCCGGAAAATTAA
- a CDS encoding HPr family phosphocarrier protein, translating into MFKKDVVITAENGLHTRPAAQFVKEAKGFECDIKLEAGGKQASGKSLFKLQTLGLTQGSTVTIIGEGEGAEGAVSHLAEFITTLK; encoded by the coding sequence ATGTTTAAAAAAGACGTAGTTATTACTGCTGAAAATGGTCTGCACACTCGTCCAGCTGCTCAGTTCGTAAAAGAAGCAAAAGGCTTCGAATGCGACATCAAACTGGAAGCGGGCGGTAAGCAGGCCAGCGGCAAGAGCCTGTTCAAGCTGCAGACTCTGGGCCTGACTCAGGGTTCTACTGTGACCATTATCGGTGAAGGTGAAGGCGCTGAAGGTGCTGTATCTCACCTGGCTGAATTCATCACTACTCTGAAGTAA
- the gap gene encoding type I glyceraldehyde-3-phosphate dehydrogenase, with protein sequence MMIKIAINGYGRIGRNVLRALYEAGRRDEYQIVAINDLGDAKINTHLTKYDTVHGRFNAQVEEGENALFVNGDEIKTFSERDPSNLPWADLGVDVVFECTGVFRSKDACQPHLDAGAKKVIISAPGSNVDATIVYGVNHETLTSDMTVISNASCTTNCLAPIAKPLNDALGIEKGLMTTIHAYTNDQRLSDVYHSDLYRARAAAQNMIPTATGAAAAVGLVVPELKGKFDGMAVRVPTVNVSLVDLNFVAGRETTVEEVNEIIATAAKSSEAMSKVLHVNYEPLVSMDFNHSPFSSSFDATQTRVQGNLVKVMSWYDNEWGFSNRMLDTAKAFMNA encoded by the coding sequence ATCATGATCAAAATCGCTATCAACGGCTACGGCCGTATCGGCCGTAATGTTCTGCGCGCACTGTATGAAGCAGGTCGCCGTGATGAATACCAGATCGTTGCTATCAACGACCTGGGCGATGCTAAAATTAACACGCACCTGACCAAGTACGACACTGTACACGGTCGTTTCAATGCTCAGGTTGAAGAAGGTGAAAACGCGCTGTTCGTAAACGGCGACGAAATCAAAACTTTCTCTGAGCGTGATCCTTCGAACCTGCCCTGGGCTGACCTGGGTGTGGACGTAGTATTCGAATGTACTGGTGTATTCCGCTCCAAGGACGCTTGCCAGCCTCACCTGGACGCCGGTGCTAAAAAAGTCATCATCTCTGCTCCTGGTTCTAACGTAGACGCAACTATCGTTTACGGTGTTAACCACGAGACTCTGACTTCCGACATGACCGTTATCTCTAACGCGTCTTGCACCACCAACTGCCTGGCTCCAATCGCCAAGCCTCTGAACGACGCCCTGGGTATTGAAAAAGGTCTGATGACCACTATCCACGCGTACACCAATGACCAGCGTCTGAGCGACGTATACCACAGCGACCTGTATCGTGCCCGTGCTGCTGCACAGAACATGATCCCAACCGCTACCGGTGCTGCTGCTGCTGTAGGTCTGGTGGTTCCGGAACTGAAAGGCAAGTTCGACGGCATGGCGGTTCGCGTTCCTACTGTTAACGTATCTCTGGTTGACCTGAACTTCGTTGCTGGTCGTGAAACCACTGTTGAAGAAGTTAACGAAATCATTGCTACTGCTGCCAAGTCTTCCGAAGCTATGAGCAAGGTTCTGCACGTGAACTATGAGCCTCTGGTTTCCATGGACTTCAACCACAGCCCGTTCTCTTCCAGCTTCGATGCGACCCAGACTCGCGTACAAGGCAACCTGGTTAAGGTAATGTCCTGGTACGACAACGAGTGGGGCTTCTCCAACCGTATGCTGGACACCGCTAAGGCTTTCATGAACGCCTGA
- the pyk gene encoding pyruvate kinase — protein MLRRTKLRRTKLRRTKIVATLGPATQTDEQLTKLIEAGVNVVRLNFSHGDAEDHRTRAEQVRTISTRLGRSIAILGDLQGPKIRIGRFQNGKINLPDGAEFVLDAELPIDAGDETQVGLAYKDLPNDCKVGDVLLLDDGRLSLQVVNIDGSRIVTTTVDGGELSNNKGINLAGGGLSADALTDKDKDDIRLAADIGVDYLAVSFVRSPEDIELARTLMNQAGGSASILSKIERAEVVSDPQLLEAVIRASDAVMVARGDLGVEIGDAELIGVQKNMINEARRLNRPVITATQMMESMIHNTQPTRAEVFDVANAVLDGTDAVMLSGETAMGKRPHEVVKAMARICAGAEKNPELIARVDRAEVGSFEETDEAIALAATYAANNLGVKAIVCLTKSGATPLWVSRINTELPIIALTRYKTTERRVALYRGVEAVAFDSGSRYGPEVNDRAIKELKKRGLLEPDDRIILTKGECEEVEGGTNTMQIITVK, from the coding sequence ATGCTCAGACGCACGAAGCTCAGGCGCACAAAGCTCAGGCGCACAAAGATTGTTGCCACGCTCGGTCCTGCTACTCAGACCGATGAACAGTTAACAAAGCTGATTGAGGCTGGTGTTAATGTTGTCCGCCTGAATTTTTCACACGGTGATGCTGAAGACCACCGAACCCGTGCGGAGCAGGTTCGCACCATTTCTACCCGTCTTGGGCGCAGTATCGCCATACTGGGTGATCTTCAGGGACCCAAAATACGCATAGGGCGCTTCCAGAACGGTAAAATCAATTTGCCCGACGGCGCTGAATTTGTTCTGGATGCAGAACTGCCTATTGATGCAGGCGATGAGACCCAGGTAGGGCTTGCCTACAAAGACCTGCCAAATGACTGCAAGGTGGGCGATGTCCTATTGCTTGACGATGGTCGTTTAAGCCTGCAGGTCGTAAACATTGATGGCTCTCGTATCGTAACCACCACTGTAGATGGTGGTGAACTGTCGAACAATAAAGGTATCAACCTGGCCGGTGGTGGCTTGTCGGCAGATGCACTGACCGATAAGGACAAGGATGATATCAGGCTGGCAGCCGATATTGGCGTCGATTACCTGGCAGTATCCTTTGTCCGCAGCCCTGAAGATATTGAGCTGGCGCGCACACTGATGAATCAGGCTGGTGGCAGTGCTTCCATTCTGTCCAAGATCGAACGGGCCGAAGTGGTTTCTGATCCACAATTGCTTGAAGCAGTTATACGTGCATCCGATGCAGTGATGGTGGCACGGGGTGACCTGGGCGTTGAGATCGGTGATGCAGAGTTGATTGGTGTTCAGAAGAATATGATCAATGAAGCGCGCCGTCTGAACCGGCCCGTGATTACAGCGACCCAGATGATGGAGTCCATGATTCACAACACTCAGCCGACCCGTGCTGAAGTGTTTGATGTGGCCAATGCGGTGCTGGATGGCACTGATGCCGTGATGCTATCCGGTGAAACGGCGATGGGGAAGCGCCCTCATGAAGTGGTCAAGGCAATGGCTCGTATCTGTGCCGGTGCTGAGAAAAATCCTGAACTGATTGCCAGGGTTGACCGTGCTGAAGTGGGCAGTTTTGAAGAAACTGACGAAGCCATAGCGCTTGCAGCCACCTATGCAGCGAATAATCTGGGGGTTAAGGCTATTGTCTGCCTGACCAAGTCCGGCGCAACACCGTTGTGGGTGTCTCGCATTAACACCGAGTTGCCTATTATTGCCCTGACCCGGTACAAAACCACCGAGCGTCGTGTCGCTTTATACCGGGGCGTTGAGGCTGTCGCTTTCGACAGTGGCAGCAGGTACGGTCCTGAAGTTAATGACCGTGCGATTAAAGAACTGAAGAAGCGTGGTTTGCTGGAGCCAGACGATCGTATCATTCTCACCAAAGGTGAGTGTGAAGAGGTTGAAGGAGGCACCAATACCATGCAGATCATTACCGTTAAATAA
- the pfkA gene encoding 6-phosphofructokinase — MAEMKKIGVLTSGGDAPGMNAAIRSVVRSCIYFGVQPVAIHEGYKGLIENNLEEVNARSVANIINQGGTFLKSARCAEFRTPEGRAKAFEHAKAAGLDGLVVIGGDGSFTGAMLIEKEHGLPCVGVPGTIDNDIFGTDFTIGYDTALNTAVEAIDKIRDTATSHNRLFLIEVMGRDAGFIALNSGIAAGAEEILIPEEDHSVEKLMDCLENSSRAGKTSSIVVVSEGEKIGGVVELGRAVEESFPEYEVKVTVLGHIQRGGKPTCADRVLASRLGVAAVEKLLEGVSGVMVGIRDQKVVTTPLEEAISKHNAIDDVLLRVADIVTV, encoded by the coding sequence ATGGCAGAGATGAAAAAAATTGGCGTTCTAACTTCGGGTGGTGACGCTCCGGGTATGAATGCTGCCATTCGTTCCGTTGTACGCAGCTGCATTTACTTCGGCGTTCAGCCGGTAGCGATTCATGAAGGCTATAAGGGGCTGATTGAAAATAACCTGGAAGAGGTTAATGCCCGCTCCGTTGCCAACATTATTAATCAGGGTGGGACCTTCCTGAAATCTGCCCGTTGTGCAGAGTTCCGTACTCCTGAAGGTCGTGCCAAAGCGTTTGAACATGCCAAAGCCGCTGGTCTTGACGGACTGGTTGTTATTGGTGGTGATGGCTCCTTCACCGGTGCCATGCTGATTGAAAAAGAACATGGCCTGCCTTGTGTTGGTGTGCCGGGTACTATCGACAACGATATCTTTGGTACTGACTTTACCATTGGTTACGACACAGCCCTGAATACAGCGGTTGAAGCCATCGATAAAATTCGTGACACGGCAACGTCTCACAACCGTCTGTTCCTGATCGAAGTGATGGGGCGTGATGCTGGTTTTATCGCCCTGAACAGTGGTATTGCAGCCGGTGCTGAAGAGATTCTGATTCCGGAAGAAGATCACTCTGTAGAAAAACTGATGGATTGTCTGGAAAACAGTAGTCGTGCCGGCAAGACTTCCAGCATTGTGGTTGTCTCTGAAGGTGAAAAGATTGGCGGTGTGGTAGAGCTGGGGCGTGCAGTGGAAGAAAGCTTCCCGGAGTACGAAGTGAAGGTCACTGTACTGGGGCACATTCAGCGTGGTGGTAAGCCAACCTGTGCAGACCGGGTACTGGCCAGTCGTCTGGGTGTTGCAGCTGTTGAGAAACTGCTTGAAGGAGTCAGTGGCGTAATGGTCGGTATCCGCGACCAGAAAGTCGTGACGACGCCTTTGGAAGAAGCCATCAGCAAGCATAACGCCATTGATGATGTACTGCTCAGAGTTGCAGATATTGTCACTGTCTGA
- the crr gene encoding PTS glucose transporter subunit IIA → MGLFDSIKKSMGLGGDEGTVIKAPLTGEIVAIEEVPDAVFSEKVVGDGIAINPTGNKMVAPCDGEIGKIFETNHAFSMATPSGVELFVHFGIDTVELKGEGFKRIASEGQTVKAGDTIIEVDLEFMKANAKSVITPVVISNMDDVESLEKSSGSVTEGADDLLVVKMK, encoded by the coding sequence ATGGGTCTGTTTGATTCAATCAAGAAAAGCATGGGTCTCGGTGGCGATGAAGGCACTGTGATCAAGGCACCTCTGACGGGTGAGATCGTTGCCATCGAAGAAGTACCAGACGCGGTATTTTCTGAGAAAGTGGTTGGCGACGGCATCGCTATCAACCCGACTGGCAACAAAATGGTTGCTCCTTGCGACGGTGAAATTGGCAAAATCTTCGAAACCAACCATGCGTTCAGCATGGCGACGCCATCCGGTGTTGAGCTGTTCGTACACTTCGGTATCGACACTGTTGAACTGAAAGGTGAAGGTTTTAAGCGTATTGCTTCTGAAGGTCAGACCGTTAAAGCGGGTGACACGATCATCGAAGTGGACCTGGAGTTTATGAAAGCGAATGCCAAGAGTGTAATCACTCCAGTGGTTATCTCCAACATGGACGACGTAGAGTCTCTGGAAAAGTCTTCCGGTTCAGTGACTGAAGGTGCTGACGACCTGCTGGTTGTTAAAATGAAGTAA
- a CDS encoding copper homeostasis protein CutC, with the protein MLREVEIEVCINSANVDYVSRAAVAAEQGGASRIELCAAMDQDGLTPGIDPIKAARQAFRPEGLMVMVRPRAGNFYYSLEESDIMVSQIEMAARAGADGVVFGGLRARDNAIDEGLLQRLLDTARGLQLTTTFHRAFDATHDPEKSLAVLMQFGVDRVLTSGTRWGSGETAGQGVSLLNRLIAQAGKRIEIVIGGGLSPDNSRSLMGQLLPSSGKVSLHAYSGVLHNGEVSSERVRAMV; encoded by the coding sequence ATGTTGCGAGAAGTAGAGATAGAAGTTTGTATTAACAGTGCTAACGTGGACTATGTCAGCAGAGCAGCTGTGGCAGCAGAGCAAGGCGGTGCCAGTCGTATTGAGCTGTGTGCGGCGATGGATCAGGACGGTCTGACTCCCGGCATTGACCCAATAAAAGCTGCCAGACAGGCATTCAGACCTGAAGGGTTGATGGTTATGGTTCGCCCCCGTGCAGGGAATTTTTATTACAGCCTGGAAGAGAGCGATATTATGGTCAGTCAGATTGAAATGGCTGCCCGGGCTGGCGCTGACGGTGTTGTCTTTGGGGGATTGAGAGCCAGGGATAATGCCATTGATGAAGGGCTGTTGCAGCGGTTGCTGGATACGGCCAGAGGTCTGCAACTGACGACCACATTTCATCGTGCTTTCGATGCAACCCATGACCCGGAGAAGTCGTTGGCTGTATTGATGCAGTTCGGTGTTGACCGGGTATTGACCAGTGGTACACGTTGGGGTTCCGGTGAAACCGCCGGGCAGGGCGTGTCACTGCTGAACCGTCTTATTGCTCAGGCAGGCAAGCGTATTGAAATTGTGATTGGAGGTGGTTTGTCGCCGGACAATAGTCGTTCATTAATGGGGCAATTGTTGCCGTCCAGTGGGAAGGTTAGCCTGCATGCTTATAGTGGTGTTCTTCATAATGGCGAAGTGTCGTCTGAACGAGTTCGGGCGATGGTGTGA
- the ptsG gene encoding PTS glucose transporter subunit IIBC: protein MVKTVFGTLQKIGRALMLPVAVLPVAGILLGVGSAGFSFIPDLMSSVMAQAGGMIFGNLPIIFAIGTAIGLSENDGVASVAAVVGYVVMLGTMGVMAQQLDVEPSTIMGVDSIDTGVFGGILVGLLASVMFNRYYKIQLPEYLGFFAGKRFVPIITALCAVALGVLLSFVWPPIQESIDAFSNWSITENPVLAGFIYGFIERALVPFGLHHIWNVPFQIEMGQFVDAAGNVYTGDIARFFAGDPTAGFLAGGYLFKMFGLPAAAIAMWHCAKPKNRNAVGGIMISAALTSLLTGITEPIEFSFLFVAPVLYGIHALLAGLAFAITNYLDIKMAMSFSNGMIDYILYYTIATKPAWIIGLGLIYAAVYYSVFRLAILALDLKTPGREEETRQGKVEVTPELARNLVEAFGGKGNIKNLDACITRLRVTVNKADDVDQDRIKALGATAVVVVGKNMQAIFGPQSDNIRTEMQETMKSM, encoded by the coding sequence ATGGTTAAAACTGTGTTCGGCACACTGCAGAAAATTGGTCGAGCACTGATGCTGCCCGTAGCCGTACTGCCTGTAGCAGGCATACTGCTGGGCGTAGGCAGTGCCGGTTTTTCATTCATTCCAGATCTGATGTCCAGTGTTATGGCTCAGGCCGGTGGAATGATTTTTGGTAATTTGCCCATCATATTTGCAATTGGTACCGCCATAGGACTGTCAGAAAATGACGGTGTTGCTTCTGTTGCCGCCGTTGTCGGCTATGTCGTCATGCTCGGAACTATGGGCGTCATGGCGCAGCAACTGGACGTAGAACCCAGTACCATCATGGGGGTAGACTCCATTGATACCGGGGTCTTTGGCGGGATACTGGTAGGTTTACTGGCCTCGGTCATGTTCAACCGCTATTACAAAATCCAGCTGCCTGAATATCTGGGTTTCTTTGCCGGTAAACGATTTGTCCCCATCATCACGGCGCTGTGCGCAGTTGCTCTTGGGGTTCTACTGAGCTTCGTCTGGCCTCCGATTCAGGAAAGCATTGACGCGTTCTCAAACTGGTCCATCACCGAAAATCCGGTTTTGGCCGGTTTTATCTATGGCTTTATTGAGCGTGCGCTGGTTCCCTTTGGTCTGCACCATATATGGAACGTCCCTTTCCAGATAGAAATGGGGCAATTCGTCGACGCTGCTGGCAATGTCTACACCGGTGACATTGCCCGCTTCTTCGCTGGCGACCCTACTGCCGGCTTCCTTGCCGGTGGCTACCTGTTCAAGATGTTTGGTTTGCCTGCCGCAGCCATTGCCATGTGGCACTGTGCAAAACCAAAGAACCGCAATGCCGTGGGCGGCATCATGATTTCTGCCGCACTGACTTCGTTACTGACCGGCATTACAGAACCCATTGAGTTCTCCTTCCTGTTTGTTGCTCCAGTTTTATATGGTATTCATGCTCTTTTGGCTGGTCTCGCTTTTGCCATCACCAATTATCTGGATATCAAAATGGCCATGTCATTCTCCAACGGAATGATTGACTATATCCTTTACTACACCATTGCCACCAAACCCGCCTGGATTATTGGACTGGGACTAATTTATGCAGCGGTCTACTACAGCGTATTTCGACTTGCCATTCTCGCATTGGATTTGAAAACGCCCGGACGGGAGGAAGAAACCCGTCAGGGTAAGGTCGAAGTAACCCCCGAGCTGGCCAGAAACCTGGTCGAAGCGTTTGGCGGCAAAGGCAATATTAAAAACCTTGATGCCTGTATTACACGATTAAGGGTCACGGTTAACAAAGCGGATGATGTGGATCAGGATCGCATTAAAGCGCTGGGGGCAACTGCCGTCGTGGTCGTAGGTAAAAATATGCAGGCCATTTTCGGCCCTCAGTCAGACAACATACGAACTGAAATGCAGGAAACCATGAAATCGATGTAG
- a CDS encoding TIGR01777 family oxidoreductase — translation MQILMTGGTGFIGRRVVRALIRDGHRVSVLSRQSPSDVRRLLTSSVRPVQSLNAINPSVAFDAIINLAGEPIMAKRWSHQRKRLLLDSRVGLTGELVDLIERLENRPKTLISCSAVGYYGHHDASEPQNESSTAGSDFAASLCERWEQAARRAESLGVRVCVVRTGLVLHQNKGALHEMLPPFRLGLGGPIGSGNQMMSWIHSDDMTRVITFLLNNESLKGAFNATSPNPVSNREFARALGRALRRPAVIPVPAIVLKLLLGESSAMVTHGQAAIPERLQEAGFTWEQPEINSALRQLLIKPSYF, via the coding sequence ATGCAAATTTTGATGACAGGTGGCACAGGTTTTATCGGCAGACGGGTCGTTCGCGCCCTTATCAGGGATGGTCATCGTGTTTCTGTACTTAGTCGGCAGTCACCCAGCGACGTTCGCCGGTTGCTGACCAGCAGTGTACGTCCTGTGCAATCACTGAATGCCATTAATCCTTCTGTAGCATTCGATGCCATCATCAATCTGGCTGGCGAGCCTATTATGGCGAAACGCTGGTCCCACCAGCGCAAAAGGTTATTGCTCGATAGCCGGGTAGGATTGACTGGCGAGCTGGTAGACCTGATTGAACGACTGGAAAATCGTCCTAAAACCCTGATCAGTTGTTCCGCTGTCGGATATTATGGTCACCATGACGCTTCAGAGCCTCAGAACGAATCATCGACTGCTGGTTCAGACTTTGCTGCTTCATTGTGTGAACGCTGGGAGCAGGCGGCCAGACGGGCTGAAAGCCTCGGTGTCAGGGTTTGTGTTGTCCGAACCGGTCTGGTGTTGCACCAGAACAAAGGCGCCTTGCATGAGATGTTGCCACCTTTTCGTCTGGGGCTGGGAGGGCCGATTGGTTCCGGCAACCAGATGATGTCCTGGATTCATTCGGACGACATGACCAGGGTCATTACCTTTTTGCTGAACAACGAATCCCTGAAGGGAGCCTTTAATGCGACATCGCCTAATCCGGTATCAAACAGAGAGTTTGCCAGGGCTCTGGGCAGGGCGCTGCGCCGCCCTGCTGTTATACCGGTTCCGGCCATCGTACTGAAGTTACTGCTGGGAGAATCTTCAGCAATGGTGACCCATGGTCAGGCAGCTATCCCTGAGCGTTTGCAGGAAGCGGGCTTTACCTGGGAGCAGCCGGAAATTAACAGCGCACTAAGGCAGCTGCTGATAAAACCTTCTTATTTTTAG
- a CDS encoding ABC transporter ATP-binding protein — protein MNQALTIKSLRKTYGNGFEALKGIDLSVNEGDFFALLGPNGAGKSTAIGVVSTLVQKTSGYVDVFGHNLDKNMTQAKRLLGVVPQEFNFNQFEKVKDVVMTQAGYYGIPARVARQRSEKYLRQLGLWDKRNTMSRMLSGGMKRRLMIARALIHNPKLLILDEPTAGVDIELRRSLWEFVQEINEQGTTIILTTHYLEEAEQLCRSVGIIDQGEIVESTSIKELLSQLQQESFVLDLKEPVDELPRFVGYDVKKVEDNSIEVEVGKHQGVNDLFRQLSDYRIEVASMRNKANRLEELFMKMTSAHSQPASSQSASDTSSESVSNHKTSRG, from the coding sequence ATGAATCAGGCTTTAACAATAAAATCCCTGCGCAAGACCTACGGAAATGGTTTTGAAGCCTTAAAGGGAATTGACCTTAGTGTGAATGAAGGCGACTTCTTCGCCCTGCTTGGCCCAAATGGTGCGGGCAAGTCAACGGCTATTGGTGTTGTTTCCACTCTGGTACAGAAAACCTCCGGTTATGTTGATGTATTTGGTCATAATCTCGATAAGAATATGACACAGGCTAAACGCCTGCTGGGCGTGGTTCCCCAGGAGTTCAACTTCAATCAGTTTGAAAAAGTAAAAGATGTCGTGATGACTCAGGCCGGGTACTACGGTATTCCTGCCCGTGTCGCCCGCCAGCGTTCGGAAAAATACCTCAGGCAACTGGGGTTATGGGATAAACGCAACACTATGTCCCGCATGCTCTCCGGTGGCATGAAGCGCCGCCTGATGATTGCCAGGGCGCTGATACACAACCCTAAACTGTTAATTCTGGATGAACCGACAGCCGGTGTGGATATTGAACTCCGGCGTTCGTTATGGGAGTTCGTTCAGGAGATCAATGAACAGGGAACCACCATTATTCTGACCACCCATTATCTTGAAGAAGCCGAACAGCTTTGTCGGAGTGTTGGCATTATTGACCAGGGTGAAATCGTAGAAAGCACCAGTATTAAAGAGCTTCTGAGTCAGCTGCAACAGGAAAGCTTTGTGCTTGACCTGAAAGAGCCGGTGGATGAGCTGCCCCGGTTTGTCGGTTACGACGTTAAGAAGGTGGAAGATAACAGTATTGAGGTAGAGGTCGGTAAGCATCAGGGTGTGAATGACCTGTTTCGCCAGCTCAGTGATTATCGGATAGAAGTGGCCAGCATGCGCAATAAGGCTAACCGGCTGGAAGAGTTGTTTATGAAGATGACGTCTGCGCACTCTCAGCCAGCCTCTTCTCAATCGGCTTCTGACACTTCTTCAGAGTCTGTTTCCAATCATAAGACCAGTCGGGGGTAG